The Fimbriimonas ginsengisoli Gsoil 348 genome window below encodes:
- a CDS encoding glycosyltransferase family 4 protein produces the protein MRVLFVNRADADTRPGGDTVQMHETAKGLRRMGVEVEERLGPQSEEAYGGYDVVHLFNLQTPEFTLVEAEKAKSAGRKLAVSTIYWDFSGELLLAQSARWARIASLTGRPAALWAARKWSAKHAAEPRRQVSRIIELADVLLPNSQEEAVHLRRLTPSLRTVAVVPNGIDADRFDPTRVLDLPKWAKDRGVESGAYLLVAARVDPHKNQVTFCRALRGFSSPIVLAGQVTDANLVRECEESGAIFVGSLSGDELVASYSHAKVHALPSFRETPGLASLEAAAMGCAIVSTDVGSAREYFGDEADYCSPHSADSMRIAVASAWGAGAPVGLSARIREKYTWDAAAKATLAAYERL, from the coding sequence ATGCGAGTCCTCTTCGTAAACCGTGCCGATGCCGACACGCGTCCGGGGGGTGACACCGTCCAGATGCACGAGACGGCCAAGGGGTTGCGCCGGATGGGGGTAGAGGTCGAAGAACGTCTGGGACCCCAATCCGAGGAGGCGTACGGCGGTTACGACGTTGTCCACCTGTTCAACTTGCAGACTCCGGAGTTCACGCTGGTCGAGGCGGAGAAGGCGAAATCGGCAGGGCGTAAGCTCGCGGTCTCCACCATCTACTGGGACTTCTCGGGCGAGCTTCTGCTCGCGCAGTCCGCAAGATGGGCTCGTATCGCCTCTCTTACGGGTCGTCCCGCTGCCCTCTGGGCCGCCCGGAAATGGTCGGCAAAGCACGCGGCCGAGCCTCGGCGGCAGGTATCCCGGATCATCGAGCTTGCCGACGTACTGTTGCCCAACAGCCAGGAAGAGGCCGTGCATCTGCGGCGGCTTACGCCGTCCCTCCGAACGGTTGCGGTGGTTCCGAACGGAATCGACGCCGACCGGTTCGATCCGACGCGCGTTTTGGATCTCCCCAAGTGGGCGAAAGATCGGGGCGTGGAGAGCGGAGCTTATCTCTTAGTGGCTGCCCGCGTCGATCCGCACAAGAATCAGGTTACGTTCTGCCGGGCGCTCAGAGGGTTCTCGTCCCCGATCGTGTTGGCAGGCCAAGTCACGGATGCCAATTTGGTCCGGGAATGCGAGGAGTCTGGCGCGATTTTCGTCGGCTCGCTTTCCGGCGACGAACTTGTCGCCTCGTATAGCCACGCGAAGGTGCACGCTCTTCCGAGCTTTCGGGAAACTCCGGGCTTGGCTTCCCTGGAGGCGGCGGCGATGGGTTGCGCCATCGTTAGCACCGACGTTGGCTCCGCGCGAGAATATTTCGGGGACGAAGCTGACTATTGCTCGCCGCACTCCGCGGATTCGATGCGGATCGCGGTTGCCTCGGCTTGGGGCGCGGGGGCTCCGGTTGGATTGTCCGCCCGAATACGGGAGAAATACACATGGGATGCGGCGGCGAAAGCAACGTTGGCGGCCTACGAGCGGCTTTAG
- a CDS encoding DUF4139 domain-containing protein: MRVLSLSVLAALATAGYGQTTPKNMTFSTALKSVAVFRDGFGYYVREGKVKLENGWATTDLVPQAIKGTVRFYTLDKNDKIDQVVIGKENRLDFASPAEIKARLADKVGLKLTVITRSGQRYEGQLAKILDDMLLLRVGDAFTGVPYDSIQTILLTGFPVRIKVTTDSPNKVVGIGVAYLQEGIRWEPSYVLDVHGDTGSLALRASMQNTTEALKDSDVFFVVGSPFVANRGITDMLAPMPVAPPADKDTKPENPVRRAEVEAEEAKRGNVESAAVTREEAGELYYYHKPGLSLANNDVAMISVFEAVVPVSPRFEWNADGEEVSYLVSIQNKSSQPLTTGPVFVLEDGKAIGQENVKYTPANGTAEIRLSRGIGLKVAKTEAEVRRGAPAHVGKTDYIPVFLKGTLTITNYKTTKATVRVTKTARGKVNELSDGGVVKQTQILNGEPNPINDLEWKVDVAPGATKTITYTFETYMSAERAGSPPIPSGNGDVDRG; the protein is encoded by the coding sequence ATGCGAGTTCTCTCCCTTTCGGTACTTGCCGCCCTTGCTACGGCCGGCTATGGGCAGACGACGCCCAAGAACATGACCTTTTCGACCGCGCTGAAGAGCGTGGCGGTGTTCCGAGACGGGTTCGGATACTACGTGCGGGAAGGGAAAGTTAAGCTGGAAAACGGCTGGGCGACCACCGACTTGGTGCCGCAGGCGATCAAAGGGACGGTTCGGTTTTACACGCTGGATAAGAACGACAAGATCGACCAGGTCGTGATCGGGAAAGAGAACCGGCTCGACTTCGCCAGCCCGGCGGAGATCAAGGCGCGGCTGGCGGACAAGGTCGGCTTGAAGCTGACGGTGATCACGCGAAGCGGGCAGCGTTACGAGGGTCAACTCGCGAAGATTCTGGACGACATGCTCTTGCTGCGGGTCGGAGATGCGTTCACCGGCGTTCCTTACGACAGCATCCAAACGATTTTGCTGACCGGATTTCCGGTGCGAATCAAGGTGACGACGGACAGTCCTAATAAGGTCGTCGGGATCGGAGTGGCGTACCTGCAGGAAGGGATCCGGTGGGAGCCGAGCTATGTATTGGACGTCCACGGCGATACCGGATCGCTGGCGCTGAGGGCGTCGATGCAGAACACGACGGAGGCTCTAAAGGACTCCGACGTTTTCTTTGTCGTCGGCTCGCCGTTCGTCGCGAACCGCGGGATCACCGATATGCTGGCGCCGATGCCAGTTGCGCCACCTGCCGACAAGGATACGAAGCCTGAGAATCCGGTTCGACGCGCCGAGGTCGAGGCGGAGGAGGCGAAACGGGGGAACGTGGAGAGCGCCGCCGTTACGAGGGAAGAGGCGGGCGAGCTTTACTACTATCACAAGCCAGGTCTGAGCCTGGCGAACAACGACGTCGCAATGATCTCCGTGTTCGAAGCGGTTGTGCCGGTATCCCCGCGGTTCGAGTGGAACGCCGACGGCGAGGAGGTTTCTTACCTCGTGAGCATTCAAAACAAATCGAGCCAGCCGCTAACGACTGGCCCCGTCTTCGTGCTCGAGGATGGCAAAGCGATCGGGCAGGAAAACGTAAAGTACACGCCCGCAAACGGCACCGCCGAGATCCGGCTGTCGCGGGGAATCGGCCTGAAGGTCGCAAAAACGGAAGCCGAGGTGAGGCGGGGGGCGCCGGCCCATGTCGGTAAGACGGACTACATCCCGGTCTTCTTGAAAGGGACGCTGACGATCACCAACTACAAGACCACGAAGGCGACGGTGCGAGTAACCAAGACTGCGCGTGGAAAGGTGAACGAGCTTTCCGACGGCGGGGTGGTGAAGCAGACTCAGATCCTCAACGGCGAACCGAACCCGATCAACGACCTCGAATGGAAGGTGGACGTGGCGCCAGGGGCCACCAAGACGATCACCTATACGTTCGAAACCTACATGTCGGCCGAGCGGGCGGGGTCGCCGCCAATCCCTTCGGGCAATGGGGATGTCGATCGGGGCTAG